The proteins below are encoded in one region of Bremerella sp. P1:
- a CDS encoding aldehyde dehydrogenase family protein: MSIATRHNLREEVETFLSHSPFGSFVGGNHVSAVSGNLIATIDPGSGETIAYIHDLAPSEIDSAVEIAKKAFPAWSEMSRSQRNRILLKLADAVEEQKAIIAQIEALDAGKIEAQAVGDVQNFVDTLRYFVALSEQVEARTQLNAVGYDAWTVRKPWGPCAFIFPWNFPFLLIGWGISPALAAGNTVVIKPAEDTSLSAIYLARLAKEVGVPDGVINVVTGKGATAGAALANNRFIKRMSFTGSPQVGQLVGEACGRNLVPVKLELGGKGAAVVFDDVNIKYTAEALVEAITFHAGQVCCDATRWLVHANIFDEFVDHCRDFMKELKIGHPLDPSSQMGPVVNPKQCERILRYQELGKAEGAQCLYGGGVAKVDGCQGNYVTPTLLKGSLDNIAAREEIFGPVAYLTSFTTEEEAVQMANDTDYGLANSVWTEDSERAIRVAESLIAGNSWINSHNVFAQGIPYGGINKSGMGGGVLSIETLMDYYRCTSVVRPAS; the protein is encoded by the coding sequence ATGAGCATTGCAACAAGACACAACCTCCGAGAGGAAGTTGAAACATTTCTTTCCCATTCTCCATTTGGCAGTTTCGTCGGGGGAAACCATGTCTCCGCTGTCTCAGGTAATCTAATCGCAACGATCGATCCTGGTTCAGGCGAGACGATTGCCTACATCCATGATCTTGCTCCCTCAGAAATTGATAGTGCCGTTGAGATTGCCAAGAAGGCTTTTCCGGCATGGTCTGAAATGAGTAGATCTCAACGCAACCGCATACTCTTAAAGTTGGCGGACGCAGTCGAAGAGCAAAAGGCGATCATCGCTCAGATAGAAGCTTTGGACGCGGGCAAAATTGAAGCCCAGGCAGTCGGCGACGTCCAGAATTTTGTCGACACATTACGCTATTTCGTCGCACTGTCTGAACAAGTTGAGGCCCGAACGCAACTGAATGCGGTCGGGTACGATGCCTGGACGGTAAGGAAACCATGGGGGCCTTGCGCGTTTATTTTTCCGTGGAACTTTCCGTTCTTACTGATCGGTTGGGGAATATCACCAGCTCTAGCGGCTGGGAATACGGTTGTCATTAAGCCCGCCGAGGATACTTCGCTGTCCGCGATTTATCTAGCAAGACTTGCCAAGGAAGTAGGAGTTCCCGATGGAGTGATCAACGTCGTCACCGGCAAAGGAGCGACGGCTGGAGCAGCACTCGCGAATAATCGCTTTATTAAGAGGATGTCCTTCACCGGCTCACCTCAAGTGGGGCAACTAGTTGGAGAAGCATGCGGCCGAAATCTTGTGCCTGTAAAACTTGAACTGGGCGGTAAAGGAGCTGCCGTCGTCTTTGACGATGTGAACATCAAATATACGGCCGAGGCACTTGTTGAAGCGATTACTTTCCATGCTGGCCAAGTGTGCTGTGATGCGACTCGTTGGTTAGTTCACGCGAACATATTCGATGAGTTTGTGGATCACTGTCGAGACTTTATGAAGGAGCTAAAGATCGGACATCCGTTGGATCCCAGTAGTCAGATGGGCCCGGTGGTGAATCCGAAACAGTGCGAACGCATTCTTCGTTATCAAGAACTCGGCAAGGCTGAAGGAGCTCAGTGCCTCTATGGAGGAGGCGTGGCGAAAGTTGATGGTTGCCAAGGGAACTATGTGACACCTACCCTGCTTAAAGGTTCCTTGGACAATATCGCTGCACGTGAGGAAATTTTCGGTCCTGTTGCCTATCTGACTTCTTTCACTACTGAAGAGGAAGCGGTTCAAATGGCAAACGATACTGACTACGGATTGGCAAACAGCGTTTGGACAGAAGATAGTGAACGAGCCATCCGAGTCGCTGAGTCGTTGATCGCTGGAAATAGCTGGATCAATTCACACAATGTATTCGCTCAGGGCATACCGTATGGCGGGATCAACAAGAGCGGCATGGGAGGAGGCGTTTTGTCTATCGAAACATTGATGGACTACTATCGGTGCACGTCTGTCGTTCGCCCTGCCTCCTAG
- a CDS encoding rhamnulokinase produces MKSQKYVGVDLGGESGRIMVGEFNGTTMHLSEQHRFATGGTELNGTLRWDVNRFWSEIKHGLSRIASSGTAELVSVGVDTWGVDYVLLGSDGQLLEWPWHYRDERTRGLLAETTNRIPREHLFQQTGIQFLEFNSLYQLISARKLGATLDQAKQMMMIPDYFHYCLSGQTQTEFTNATTTQCLNPSTRDWAHPLLKSFEIPVDILPEIVEPGSKVGTLCKSVRNETGLSPINVVAPATHDTGSAVAAVPVDQAYGQDWAYISSGTWSLIGVETNTPILSEKAMKLNVTNEGGVDGTWRLLKNVMGLWLVQRLRISLESTSTELSYGDLTRQAEASPAFTSLIDPDCPQFLNPPNMLESITHFCRTTSQPIPSSAGQAVRCVLESLALKYATVLKSLEELTGRNVRVMHIVGGGSQNALLNQFVANACQVPVVAGPSEATAYGNLLVQCRSAGSLNSLADIREVVRRSSTLEYFEPKHTSVWIEAQDRFETLTRQLV; encoded by the coding sequence ATGAAAAGTCAGAAATACGTTGGCGTCGATCTTGGGGGCGAGAGTGGACGCATCATGGTCGGAGAGTTTAATGGCACGACAATGCATCTCAGCGAGCAGCATCGCTTCGCTACAGGAGGCACCGAACTGAATGGCACACTGCGATGGGATGTGAATCGTTTTTGGAGTGAGATTAAACACGGTCTCTCGCGGATTGCCTCCAGCGGAACGGCAGAACTTGTCAGCGTTGGAGTCGATACTTGGGGAGTCGACTATGTTTTGCTCGGAAGCGATGGCCAATTACTCGAATGGCCATGGCACTACCGCGACGAGAGGACGCGAGGACTTCTTGCAGAAACCACGAATAGAATTCCACGCGAACATCTATTTCAACAAACCGGAATTCAATTTCTGGAGTTCAATTCGCTCTACCAGCTAATTTCTGCGCGTAAATTAGGGGCAACACTCGATCAGGCGAAACAAATGATGATGATTCCCGACTACTTTCATTATTGCCTGAGTGGCCAAACGCAAACCGAGTTTACCAATGCGACGACAACTCAATGTTTGAATCCATCGACTCGCGATTGGGCACATCCTCTTCTGAAGTCGTTTGAAATACCTGTCGATATCCTTCCAGAAATCGTTGAACCCGGATCAAAGGTAGGAACGCTCTGCAAGTCTGTCCGCAATGAGACAGGCCTGTCGCCCATCAATGTCGTGGCCCCAGCGACGCACGACACCGGATCAGCCGTCGCGGCAGTTCCAGTTGATCAAGCATATGGCCAAGACTGGGCTTATATCAGTTCCGGAACCTGGTCGCTGATTGGAGTAGAAACTAACACGCCAATTCTCTCTGAGAAGGCAATGAAGCTAAATGTAACCAATGAAGGAGGCGTTGATGGGACATGGCGATTGCTCAAGAACGTAATGGGCTTGTGGCTCGTGCAGAGGTTGAGAATCTCGCTGGAATCGACATCGACAGAGCTGTCTTACGGGGACTTAACGAGACAAGCGGAAGCCTCGCCTGCATTCACTTCTCTGATCGACCCTGATTGCCCACAGTTTCTGAATCCACCCAACATGCTCGAGTCAATTACTCACTTTTGCCGAACGACATCTCAGCCGATTCCATCGTCCGCAGGGCAAGCCGTCCGCTGTGTATTGGAGAGTCTCGCACTAAAGTACGCTACGGTACTGAAGTCGCTAGAAGAACTGACGGGCAGGAACGTTCGCGTCATGCATATCGTCGGTGGGGGCAGCCAAAACGCGTTACTCAACCAGTTTGTAGCCAATGCGTGCCAAGTCCCAGTCGTCGCCGGACCGTCGGAGGCGACCGCATACGGGAATCTGCTCGTACAATGTCGATCCGCTGGGAGCTTGAATTCTCTCGCTGATATACGAGAAGTCGTTCGGCGATCTTCAACACTAGAGTACTTCGAACCAAAACACACGAGTGTGTGGATTGAAGCTCAAGATCGATTTGAAACATTGACAAGACAACTGGTTTAG
- a CDS encoding alpha-hydroxy acid oxidase translates to MSINFDERFPSVCDLRERARKRIPGFAFDYLDGGCNEDVNLYRNTAEIRDVELVPQYLVEHHGSHLQTELFGHVYDAPFGIAPVGLQGLMWPKTPEILARAAFEHNIPFILSTVSTSSIETIAEVTEGQTWFQLYHPAEARVRDSIISRVRESGCPVLVILCDVPTFGYRPRDIRNGLALPPKMSLKTFLQIIGKPQWALQTLLAGQPQFETLRPYMPKGLNLRQLGEFMDRTFSGRLNDDKIKQIRDKWPGKLVLKGVASESDAERAINLGIDGIIVSNHGGRQLDAGQSAIKPLSAIATRFGDKITVMMDSGIRSGPDIARTLASGAKFTFLGRAFMYGTAALGSRGGTHTVAILKRQLQQVMEQIGCETTADLPHYLAR, encoded by the coding sequence GTGTCAATAAACTTTGATGAGCGATTTCCCAGCGTTTGTGACTTGCGAGAACGCGCTAGAAAGCGAATCCCGGGATTTGCCTTCGATTACCTTGATGGCGGTTGCAATGAGGATGTAAATCTCTATCGCAACACGGCGGAAATACGTGATGTTGAACTGGTACCTCAATATCTTGTTGAGCACCACGGAAGCCATCTGCAAACGGAGCTATTTGGGCACGTCTACGACGCCCCGTTTGGAATTGCGCCAGTGGGGCTACAAGGGTTAATGTGGCCCAAGACGCCCGAAATCCTCGCGCGAGCTGCGTTTGAACACAATATTCCCTTTATTTTGAGCACCGTCTCAACGAGTAGTATTGAAACGATTGCGGAAGTAACGGAAGGCCAAACATGGTTTCAACTATACCATCCGGCGGAAGCCCGAGTCCGCGACAGCATCATTAGTCGTGTCCGTGAGTCTGGATGCCCTGTGCTCGTCATACTGTGTGACGTGCCAACGTTTGGCTATCGACCACGCGATATTCGCAACGGGCTTGCCCTTCCTCCCAAAATGTCTCTTAAGACATTCTTGCAAATCATCGGAAAGCCTCAATGGGCGTTACAAACGCTTCTTGCCGGACAGCCTCAGTTCGAGACACTGCGTCCCTATATGCCCAAGGGCCTGAATCTTAGGCAACTCGGTGAATTCATGGATAGAACATTCTCAGGGAGACTAAACGACGACAAGATAAAGCAGATACGCGACAAGTGGCCAGGAAAACTTGTCCTCAAAGGCGTTGCCAGCGAATCGGACGCGGAGCGTGCAATCAATCTTGGCATCGATGGGATTATTGTTTCCAATCATGGAGGCCGCCAATTGGATGCGGGACAGTCGGCAATAAAACCGCTCTCTGCCATCGCTACGAGATTTGGCGATAAGATTACCGTGATGATGGACAGCGGAATTCGCTCAGGGCCAGATATTGCCCGCACTCTCGCATCCGGTGCGAAGTTTACGTTCTTGGGCCGTGCGTTTATGTATGGCACCGCTGCTCTCGGAAGTCGAGGTGGAACCCACACGGTTGCAATCCTTAAACGTCAACTTCAACAGGTAATGGAACAGATTGGATGTGAGACGACAGCCGACCTGCCTCACTACCTGGCTCGCTAA
- a CDS encoding purine-cytosine permease family protein — protein sequence MSADDANVEEFDRSPIPDSAQLGPAKFWGMYAGEHAAGTEFMIGPLFLSAGASLQDLIVGLLLGNVLAVLTWRYLVTPIAVSRRLTLYYQLERIAGSSLVKIYNAVNGVLFCFLAGAMVTVSASAVGIPFGIFYEVPESTLSLGAPTFTALVFFVGVAMTAVAAGGYERVARFANLAAPWMIIVFAACGLISLVQMNANSVSALQQGTFWSDAVAFVQEREGETQFGFWQIVIFAWLCNAAMHFGMSDLSIFRFARYPSSGWAPAVGMFLGHYMAWIAAALMLAAQIKLSQDHSANPGALAWGVLGWTGILCVVIAGWTTANPTIYRAGLAFQGIVPNSTRMAMTVAAGIVATIAGAFPNLSAQLLGFVGTYGTILGPMGAVIFVDYYLMKKLGMEEEYAIHHRVSFNAAVFVAWVLPVSVGLYLIFWQGLFAAYLVIPAWLICGILYLLMSKITQRRNPDTLANARS from the coding sequence ATGAGTGCGGATGATGCAAATGTCGAGGAGTTCGATCGGTCTCCGATACCCGATAGTGCACAACTTGGACCAGCCAAGTTCTGGGGGATGTATGCCGGGGAGCATGCGGCCGGTACAGAGTTCATGATCGGCCCTCTGTTTCTTTCGGCTGGCGCGAGCCTTCAGGATCTGATTGTTGGATTATTACTAGGCAACGTATTGGCTGTGCTCACATGGCGATACTTAGTGACACCTATAGCCGTTTCCCGCCGACTCACACTTTACTACCAACTTGAGCGCATCGCCGGCAGCTCTTTGGTAAAGATTTACAATGCTGTCAACGGTGTATTGTTTTGTTTTCTGGCAGGGGCAATGGTGACAGTTTCGGCCAGTGCTGTAGGAATTCCTTTCGGAATCTTTTACGAAGTCCCCGAGAGCACATTGAGCCTTGGAGCCCCCACGTTCACAGCTTTAGTTTTCTTTGTGGGAGTCGCCATGACGGCGGTCGCTGCTGGAGGCTACGAAAGGGTTGCTCGATTCGCGAATCTTGCGGCGCCTTGGATGATTATCGTTTTCGCTGCCTGCGGCCTGATTTCTCTCGTGCAAATGAATGCGAACTCTGTTTCTGCATTGCAACAAGGCACTTTTTGGTCTGACGCCGTTGCATTCGTACAGGAACGCGAAGGAGAAACACAGTTTGGTTTTTGGCAGATTGTGATCTTCGCTTGGCTATGCAACGCTGCGATGCACTTTGGGATGTCTGACCTTTCGATTTTCCGATTTGCCCGATACCCTTCGTCCGGTTGGGCTCCTGCAGTTGGTATGTTTCTCGGCCATTACATGGCTTGGATTGCTGCAGCGTTGATGCTCGCGGCACAGATAAAGCTCTCTCAAGACCACTCAGCCAACCCAGGGGCCCTGGCGTGGGGCGTGTTAGGCTGGACAGGCATTCTGTGCGTGGTAATCGCTGGCTGGACTACCGCCAACCCCACGATCTATCGCGCGGGGTTGGCGTTCCAAGGTATCGTTCCCAACAGCACCCGCATGGCGATGACTGTCGCGGCAGGAATCGTAGCGACGATCGCCGGCGCCTTTCCCAACCTTTCCGCACAGTTGCTCGGATTTGTTGGCACGTATGGAACGATTCTTGGTCCTATGGGAGCCGTCATCTTCGTCGACTACTACCTGATGAAGAAGTTAGGCATGGAGGAGGAATACGCCATTCACCATAGGGTGTCCTTCAACGCAGCTGTTTTTGTTGCTTGGGTCCTGCCTGTGTCCGTAGGACTGTATTTGATTTTCTGGCAAGGCTTGTTTGCCGCATACCTGGTTATTCCTGCTTGGTTAATCTGCGGAATACTCTATCTCCTGATGAGCAAAATAACCCAACGCCGTAATCCCGATACCTTAGCAAACGCAAGATCATAA
- a CDS encoding family 16 glycoside hydrolase, which yields MDDVNNMMRTTIVIRTAFCVITLLLTVPCIEADDSNTSIFNSKNLSGWNGNSEFWRVENGAIVGESTAENPVKENTFLVWQGEPISDFEFVGKVRFRGNNSGVQYRSQMLDANRFTMSGYQMDLHPNPQYFGMLYGEKYDGRGIIAKRGQYVQIDATGKSTATQTFSAKEDLTDWDWNTIRIIAAGNRLIHQVNGITTVDVVDNHPGSRQTGSLALQLHRGAPMRVEFKELQLSRLNEDQARYLLETLNQKRPHEKVRSSFPVQSELSTPDGFQVELVYSVPRDEFGSWVSLTRDEDGNLLASDQGDKGLFNIRIDSDGETAAARVERLPVDLSGAQGMVVRDGVLYCYKSGEGIYRVADDDGNGQYDTPRLISSVSGGGEHGNHALIPSDDENSIFTVAGNHTPLPEPESMPRLRISNWKEDQLLPRQWDPRGHARGIYAPGGWISRFDLSQENHELVAIGMRNAYDVTLAPNGDLFTFDSDMEWDLGLPWYRPTRICHVTSGADFGWRSGTAKWPTYYEDTLPPIVDIGPGSPTGVTTGQGARFPGKYQRALFALDWTYGRILAVHLKPEGASYTAEVEEFVSGPSLPVTDAVIGDDGALYFTTGGRGTESALMRVVYTGSQPTEPVQSHRSTPESELRRRLEAFHGVENPKAIHAAWPHLSSSDRFLRYAARLAVESQPVVEWENRVFTESTPQARITSAVALARKGNESHRSRLIEALTTLDFESLTIPEQLGVARAIQLTITRLGKPTNTEREKLIAYLSVQLPSEDPNLSAELLTLLIYLKDPSAVAKGMKLIAQSNTPLEISFGGVDQVENRYANTLKRMNQNPPPTQAIRYAFILRNADQGWTAELRRKFFQFINVAGKASGGASFPGYLVAIRNEALTHCNDATRVALQDITGEDFDPIPDFKVLPPKGPGRTWTIEDASEVTSSASLSRADFHNGRSLFHSAQCGACHRFDGLGGGVGPDLTSIRNKFTTSYVLESIIDPSRIISDQYNASKVLLDDGRIVTGIVVPEGDSLVRIFPSDPKSEGVVVPREEVVEERPSSISQMPKNLLDNLNETELRDLIAYLMSGGDPNDKLYRKRKAKN from the coding sequence ATGGACGATGTTAACAACATGATGCGCACAACCATTGTCATTCGCACTGCATTCTGCGTTATAACGCTGCTTCTAACGGTCCCATGCATCGAAGCAGACGACAGCAACACTTCGATATTCAATTCCAAAAATCTCTCAGGATGGAACGGCAATAGCGAATTCTGGCGAGTCGAAAATGGCGCGATAGTGGGCGAAAGTACTGCTGAAAATCCAGTTAAAGAAAATACTTTTCTGGTTTGGCAAGGCGAGCCTATCTCGGATTTTGAATTCGTTGGAAAAGTTCGCTTTCGAGGGAACAACTCCGGCGTTCAGTACCGAAGCCAAATGCTAGATGCAAACCGTTTCACGATGAGCGGATACCAAATGGATCTGCATCCCAATCCTCAATACTTTGGCATGCTTTACGGCGAAAAGTACGATGGCCGCGGAATTATCGCGAAGCGTGGTCAGTATGTGCAAATTGATGCCACTGGCAAGTCGACAGCCACTCAGACCTTTTCAGCGAAAGAAGATCTCACCGACTGGGATTGGAACACTATTCGAATAATTGCGGCTGGGAATCGGCTCATCCACCAAGTGAATGGAATTACGACCGTAGATGTCGTCGATAATCACCCTGGCTCTCGTCAGACAGGGAGCTTGGCGCTGCAGTTGCACAGAGGGGCGCCAATGAGGGTTGAATTTAAGGAACTGCAACTCAGTCGACTCAACGAGGATCAAGCTCGATACTTGCTCGAAACTTTGAATCAAAAACGCCCCCATGAGAAAGTGAGGTCTTCATTTCCCGTCCAATCGGAACTAAGCACACCCGATGGTTTTCAAGTCGAACTCGTATACTCCGTTCCTCGAGATGAATTTGGATCATGGGTCAGTCTAACGCGGGACGAAGACGGTAACCTTCTGGCCAGCGATCAAGGCGACAAGGGCCTTTTCAACATCCGAATCGATAGTGACGGCGAGACTGCTGCTGCGCGTGTTGAACGATTGCCAGTCGACCTATCCGGTGCACAAGGTATGGTTGTTCGCGATGGCGTACTCTACTGCTACAAATCGGGTGAAGGGATCTATCGAGTTGCAGATGACGATGGGAACGGTCAGTATGATACTCCCCGCCTCATTTCGTCGGTTTCTGGTGGAGGAGAACACGGTAATCATGCTCTAATTCCCTCGGATGATGAGAATTCTATATTTACCGTAGCCGGGAACCACACGCCATTGCCTGAGCCCGAGTCAATGCCTCGACTCCGTATCTCTAATTGGAAAGAAGACCAGTTACTGCCACGCCAATGGGATCCTCGCGGGCATGCGCGTGGAATTTATGCACCCGGCGGATGGATAAGTCGGTTCGACTTGTCACAAGAGAATCACGAACTCGTTGCTATCGGAATGCGAAACGCATACGACGTCACATTAGCGCCCAATGGTGATCTTTTTACATTCGATTCCGATATGGAATGGGATTTAGGATTGCCTTGGTATCGACCGACTCGAATTTGCCATGTGACTAGCGGAGCAGACTTTGGTTGGCGCAGTGGAACAGCCAAATGGCCGACCTACTACGAAGACACTTTGCCGCCGATCGTTGATATTGGCCCAGGTTCTCCGACCGGAGTCACAACGGGACAAGGCGCCCGTTTCCCCGGGAAATATCAACGAGCACTTTTTGCCCTCGACTGGACTTACGGACGAATCTTAGCAGTGCACCTCAAGCCCGAAGGTGCAAGCTATACGGCGGAGGTAGAAGAATTCGTTTCAGGCCCAAGTCTTCCAGTTACAGATGCCGTGATTGGAGATGATGGGGCTCTCTATTTTACAACAGGCGGACGTGGCACCGAATCAGCATTGATGCGAGTGGTCTATACAGGTAGTCAACCCACGGAGCCTGTCCAGTCGCATCGTTCGACACCAGAATCTGAATTAAGGCGACGACTCGAGGCTTTTCATGGAGTAGAGAATCCTAAGGCAATTCATGCTGCTTGGCCGCACCTATCAAGCTCGGATCGCTTCCTTCGATATGCGGCCCGTCTCGCTGTTGAGTCGCAGCCCGTTGTGGAGTGGGAAAACCGTGTCTTCACTGAATCCACACCACAAGCACGGATAACATCGGCAGTTGCGTTAGCTCGAAAGGGAAATGAGTCACATCGCAGTCGCTTAATCGAGGCTCTCACGACGCTCGACTTTGAATCGCTTACTATTCCCGAACAATTAGGCGTCGCTCGTGCCATACAACTCACTATTACTAGACTCGGCAAGCCCACGAACACGGAGCGAGAAAAACTGATTGCCTATCTCTCAGTTCAGCTTCCTAGCGAAGACCCAAACCTGAGTGCGGAGTTATTGACTCTGTTGATCTACTTGAAAGACCCATCTGCAGTAGCTAAAGGGATGAAACTCATTGCTCAGTCAAACACTCCCTTAGAAATAAGTTTTGGAGGAGTCGATCAAGTCGAAAACCGCTATGCCAACACCTTAAAACGGATGAACCAGAATCCACCTCCAACCCAGGCAATTCGATACGCATTCATTTTACGAAATGCGGATCAAGGATGGACAGCGGAGCTTCGTCGTAAATTCTTTCAATTTATTAATGTCGCCGGCAAAGCCTCTGGTGGGGCTAGTTTCCCAGGGTACTTAGTAGCGATTAGAAATGAAGCACTAACCCATTGCAACGACGCAACCCGTGTCGCCTTACAAGACATCACGGGGGAAGACTTTGACCCGATTCCAGACTTCAAAGTACTTCCCCCTAAAGGCCCTGGCCGAACCTGGACTATTGAAGACGCCTCCGAAGTGACTTCATCTGCATCACTCTCAAGAGCAGACTTTCACAACGGAAGAAGCCTATTCCATTCGGCACAATGCGGGGCCTGCCATCGCTTTGATGGATTAGGAGGCGGCGTGGGGCCGGATTTGACAAGTATTCGCAACAAGTTCACGACATCATACGTGCTTGAATCTATCATAGATCCCAGCCGGATTATTTCTGACCAGTACAATGCTTCTAAGGTATTACTCGATGACGGTAGAATTGTGACGGGAATCGTTGTACCTGAAGGTGATTCTCTCGTTCGCATCTTTCCATCAGACCCAAAATCCGAGGGCGTCGTTGTTCCAAGGGAAGAAGTTGTCGAGGAAAGGCCATCTTCAATTTCCCAAATGCCCAAAAATCTGCTGGACAATCTAAATGAAACGGAACTACGCGATTTGATTGCCTACTTGATGTCAGGAGGTGATCCGAATGACAAGCTCTATCGGAAACGAAAGGCAAAAAATTAA
- a CDS encoding class II aldolase/adducin family protein: MSHPRKVVHPRDEIMQTMDRIYRYRMTTTSGGNLSIREDTGDIWISPARVDKGQLNRADIVCIHADGRAEGLHPPSSEFPFHKAIYLERPDIQAVVHAHPVALVAFSICREIPNTRLFYQANSVCGKVGFAPYACPGSEALGDSVAKLFAEGCDSVILENHGVVVGGRDLAQAFQRFEALEFAGKTLIKAKQLGEVRFLSDAQLDEASARSVDFDSYSPGVAVAHERELRKQLCDFIRRGCRQRLLISTEGSFSARINDDTFLITPTQQDRELLEIDDLVLVSGKQREHNKLASRAALAHQAIYDMHPHVHAIVFAHPVNATAFSVTDVPLNVRTIPESYVFLRDVKRVPYGVHYRDDGGIARYISSSYPAAILQNDGVLVTGSTVLDAFDRLEVLESTAEAVVNARAIGDVSAMTDDVINELCDAFNLR; encoded by the coding sequence ATGAGTCACCCACGAAAAGTCGTTCATCCTCGTGACGAAATCATGCAGACGATGGATCGAATCTATCGTTACCGAATGACTACTACATCGGGAGGAAATCTATCTATTCGCGAAGACACCGGCGACATTTGGATCTCTCCGGCCCGCGTAGATAAAGGACAGCTGAATCGGGCTGACATTGTTTGTATCCATGCTGATGGTCGTGCCGAGGGACTTCATCCACCCTCTAGTGAATTCCCGTTTCACAAGGCGATCTATTTGGAACGGCCCGATATTCAAGCTGTCGTTCATGCTCATCCGGTTGCATTAGTGGCGTTTAGCATTTGCCGCGAGATTCCAAACACTCGGTTGTTCTACCAGGCCAATAGTGTTTGTGGAAAAGTTGGCTTCGCCCCTTATGCATGCCCAGGCAGCGAAGCACTAGGCGACAGTGTTGCCAAGTTATTTGCAGAAGGATGTGACAGCGTCATCCTCGAGAACCACGGGGTCGTCGTTGGCGGACGCGACTTAGCCCAGGCATTTCAGCGATTTGAGGCACTCGAGTTTGCTGGAAAAACTCTGATCAAAGCAAAGCAGCTAGGCGAAGTCCGATTCTTGAGTGATGCCCAGTTGGACGAAGCATCAGCCCGAAGTGTTGACTTTGACTCGTACTCGCCAGGGGTAGCAGTCGCCCATGAGCGAGAACTCCGCAAACAGCTCTGTGACTTTATTCGACGTGGTTGTCGCCAACGATTACTGATCAGCACGGAAGGTAGTTTTTCGGCAAGGATCAATGACGACACCTTCCTGATCACGCCTACTCAACAGGATAGAGAATTGCTCGAGATAGACGACTTGGTCTTGGTGAGCGGGAAACAAAGAGAACACAACAAGCTCGCGAGCCGCGCGGCACTTGCTCACCAGGCTATCTACGACATGCACCCGCATGTTCACGCGATCGTCTTTGCTCACCCGGTAAATGCGACAGCATTTAGCGTGACAGATGTTCCATTGAATGTCCGTACGATTCCAGAGAGCTACGTATTTCTACGCGATGTCAAGCGAGTTCCCTACGGCGTACATTACCGTGACGACGGCGGTATCGCTCGTTATATCTCATCGTCATATCCTGCTGCGATTTTGCAGAACGACGGCGTGTTGGTGACTGGCTCAACGGTCTTGGATGCCTTTGACCGATTGGAAGTACTTGAATCGACCGCCGAAGCCGTCGTTAATGCCCGAGCAATTGGCGATGTTTCAGCCATGACTGACGATGTAATCAACGAGCTCTGCGATGCATTTAATCTGAGGTAA